A window of the Nocardia sp. NBC_01329 genome harbors these coding sequences:
- a CDS encoding biliverdin-producing heme oxygenase, with translation MPDTFETTEPAVSSFSTRIREATAREHEEAENSTFITEMLDGSLGIDSYRRYTGQLWFIYRALEAYTEALAADPVAGPFITPELARTAELERDLAHLAGPGWRDELAPLPATAAYAARIEECARTWPGGYIAHHYTRYLGDLSGGQVIRGNAEKLWDLPHRGDGVRFYVFEGIGNPAAFKREYRALLDRIGVDELEQRRILDEGKQAFVLNRAVFTELAAEFPTRRPS, from the coding sequence ATGCCGGACACTTTCGAAACCACCGAGCCGGCCGTGTCCTCGTTCTCCACTCGCATCCGGGAAGCCACCGCGCGCGAGCACGAGGAAGCGGAGAACTCGACCTTCATCACCGAGATGCTGGACGGATCGCTCGGTATCGACTCCTATCGCCGCTACACCGGTCAACTCTGGTTCATCTATCGGGCGCTGGAGGCATACACCGAAGCGCTCGCCGCCGACCCGGTGGCGGGCCCGTTCATCACACCGGAACTGGCGCGTACCGCGGAACTGGAGCGGGATCTGGCGCATCTGGCCGGCCCCGGCTGGCGCGACGAACTGGCGCCGCTGCCCGCGACGGCCGCCTATGCCGCGCGGATCGAGGAATGCGCCCGGACCTGGCCGGGCGGCTATATCGCTCACCACTACACCCGCTATCTCGGCGACCTCTCCGGTGGCCAGGTGATCCGCGGCAATGCCGAAAAACTCTGGGACCTGCCTCATCGCGGTGACGGTGTGCGGTTCTATGTATTCGAGGGCATCGGTAATCCCGCCGCGTTCAAACGCGAGTACCGGGCGCTGCTCGACCGGATCGGCGTGGACGAGCTCGAGCAGCGCCGCATCCTCGACGAGGGCAAACAGGCCTTCGTGCTCAACCGTGCGGTGTTCACCGAACTGGCCGCCGAGTTCCCGACCCGGCGCCCTTCCTGA